A portion of the Ferrovum sp. JA12 genome contains these proteins:
- a CDS encoding MgtC/SapB family protein, with protein MLDMFFNQVTNQLWFKFTLTLSLAFLTGLEIRGYWSSSPNRIRIGSTRTYTLLSAFGFILFTLDPTYKLFIVGMLFITSLIFLFYQKKLQEQQFGILQLVIPMIVYTFGPLSLNTPLWFLILVFVMIIFTISARPIALQITKKMDQDELILFSKFLLVSAVILPLLPKNTISTYLPSSPFHIWMAVVVISSISYLGYLLRRYFLLGSGTFLTGLLGGIYSSTAATVVLARHSKLFPTTNGGIQAAIVAATAMMYLRLMILVGILSTHLLSTLALPLLLFFFTTLIISYIFNKQNVSSVTDQQEKDKNPLEFGTAILFAGLFILMLFLTEVITEKFGALGLKILAFGTGFTDIDPFILSLLNGSYPNLSDHLISGAFLIAAGSNGLLKAIYTGFIGDWKKNKQSILVLIISGFLTIIWGAILE; from the coding sequence ATGCTTGATATGTTTTTTAACCAAGTTACTAATCAATTGTGGTTTAAATTTACATTAACACTCTCCCTTGCGTTCCTAACCGGTCTTGAAATTCGGGGCTACTGGTCTAGTTCACCAAATCGTATCAGGATAGGTTCTACGAGAACTTATACTCTATTATCGGCTTTTGGCTTTATCTTATTTACCCTTGACCCAACTTATAAATTATTTATAGTTGGCATGCTCTTTATTACTTCATTAATTTTCTTGTTTTACCAAAAAAAGCTCCAGGAACAACAATTTGGCATCTTGCAACTAGTGATTCCTATGATCGTATATACCTTTGGTCCTTTAAGCCTGAATACGCCATTATGGTTTCTCATTTTGGTTTTTGTCATGATCATTTTCACCATCAGTGCACGACCGATTGCCTTACAAATCACGAAAAAAATGGATCAAGATGAATTAATACTTTTTTCTAAATTTCTTTTAGTTTCCGCAGTCATTCTTCCACTCTTACCAAAGAATACTATTAGTACATACCTGCCCTCTTCTCCTTTTCATATTTGGATGGCTGTGGTGGTCATTTCTTCTATTTCTTATCTAGGCTATCTACTGAGACGATACTTTCTATTAGGTAGCGGAACATTTTTAACGGGTTTGTTGGGGGGTATTTATTCAAGTACAGCGGCTACCGTGGTGTTAGCTCGGCACTCAAAGCTTTTCCCTACGACTAATGGGGGCATTCAAGCTGCCATTGTAGCGGCTACTGCTATGATGTATTTGCGATTGATGATTTTAGTAGGCATTCTAAGTACTCATTTATTAAGTACCCTAGCACTTCCCTTGTTATTATTTTTCTTTACCACATTAATAATTTCTTATATTTTCAATAAACAAAATGTGTCATCAGTCACTGACCAACAAGAGAAAGATAAAAACCCCCTAGAATTTGGTACAGCAATATTATTTGCTGGATTATTTATTCTTATGTTATTTTTAACTGAAGTGATTACAGAAAAGTTTGGTGCCTTAGGATTAAAAATCTTAGCCTTTGGTACAGGTTTCACAGATATAGATCCCTTTATTTTATCGTTATTAAACGGCTCTTATCCTAATTTGTCGGATCACTTAATCTCTGGTGCTTTTTTAATCGCGGCAGGGAGCAACGGATTACTAAAGGCCATATACACTGGCTTCATCGGTGATTGGAAGAAAAACAAACAATCCATTTTAGTGCTCATCATAAGTGGCTTTCTGACCATCATTTGGGGAGCTATTTTAGAATAA
- the parC gene encoding DNA topoisomerase IV subunit A, with translation MVKKTHIELDQVSGDLFSHNNPVPQEPEEQLELSHFIERSYLEYAMSVVMGRAIPDVSDGQKPVQRRILFAMHELGLYRPNRHVKSARVVGDVIGKYHPHGDSAAYEALVRQAQDFTLRYPLIDGQGNFGSRDGDGAAAMRYTECRLTPIAELLLSEIDKDTVDFTPNYDGSFKEPKLLPARLPFVLLNGSSGIGVGMATEIPSHNMREVAKAVISLIQKPDTTISQIVRAIKGPDLPGGGQIISSHSDILSAYETGRGSLKIRARWSIEELARGQWRIVVNELPYGVSTKDILEDIEKISNPKVRDGKKTLTPDQANLKALILGALDLIRDESDKNSPVRIVIEPKSSRQNPQELMNFLLVNTRLESSISINMVMLGVDNKPKQKNIKDILNEWITFRLNTIVRRTQHRLNEVLRRIHILEGRELILLHIDEVIKVIRESEEPKIELIKHYSLSETQAEDILEIRLRQLAKLEYIKIEKELTELRSEKSNLSYLLDNEEARRELLIHEVNTDAELYGDKRRTLIEFVEEELIAPTVLDEAVTVTLSKNGWIKSRQGHALDASQFSYKSGDHAHCVIESRTIHSLILLDSKGRVYTIKVSDIPSGRGDGVPVSTLVDLQNGARVIGLMSALPDVRYLVSSSSGTGFMVKPLDLISRVKAGKAFMSIEENDYPLFPRLIDKDATHVASLSEKGRLLIFPMSELKELPKGKGIILMGLDHDEKLLSSIATNLSRLVILGTNRAGKEVQAQLSGAELKSYIHGRARKGSQIDYKMTVTGFA, from the coding sequence ATGGTAAAAAAAACACATATTGAACTTGATCAGGTGAGTGGAGATCTTTTTTCACACAACAACCCCGTACCACAAGAGCCAGAGGAACAATTAGAGTTATCCCATTTTATTGAACGCAGTTATCTAGAGTACGCCATGAGCGTTGTGATGGGGAGGGCGATTCCTGACGTGAGTGATGGTCAAAAGCCTGTGCAACGGCGAATATTATTTGCTATGCATGAACTTGGCCTCTATCGGCCAAATCGACATGTGAAATCTGCTCGTGTTGTGGGTGATGTGATTGGTAAATACCATCCTCATGGAGATTCTGCTGCGTATGAGGCGCTGGTTCGACAAGCACAGGATTTTACCTTACGTTATCCTTTGATTGATGGACAAGGTAACTTTGGTAGTCGTGATGGCGACGGGGCTGCGGCCATGCGTTACACCGAATGTCGTCTGACTCCCATTGCTGAATTATTGCTATCTGAAATTGATAAAGATACCGTTGATTTTACGCCTAATTATGATGGTTCATTCAAAGAGCCCAAATTACTACCTGCCCGTCTTCCCTTTGTATTACTCAATGGATCATCGGGTATTGGTGTTGGGATGGCCACGGAAATCCCTTCCCATAATATGCGCGAAGTGGCAAAGGCTGTTATTAGTTTAATTCAAAAGCCCGATACCACTATTTCTCAAATTGTTCGAGCTATTAAAGGACCTGATTTACCAGGGGGTGGACAAATCATCTCGTCCCACTCTGACATACTGAGCGCCTATGAAACGGGTAGAGGGTCTCTTAAAATTAGAGCCCGTTGGTCTATTGAAGAGCTTGCACGAGGACAGTGGCGTATTGTTGTCAATGAATTACCCTATGGCGTATCAACTAAGGATATTCTTGAGGATATTGAGAAAATATCCAATCCTAAGGTTAGGGACGGTAAAAAAACATTAACACCCGATCAAGCGAACTTAAAGGCACTGATTTTAGGAGCCTTAGATTTAATCAGGGATGAGTCAGATAAAAACTCACCAGTGAGAATTGTTATTGAGCCTAAATCGAGTCGTCAAAATCCGCAGGAGTTAATGAATTTTCTGCTAGTGAATACAAGACTTGAATCATCCATCTCTATCAATATGGTCATGCTGGGTGTGGATAATAAGCCTAAGCAAAAAAATATAAAAGATATTCTTAATGAATGGATTACTTTTAGATTAAATACTATTGTAAGACGTACCCAACATCGGTTAAATGAGGTTCTAAGAAGGATTCATATTCTTGAGGGCAGAGAATTAATCCTGTTGCATATTGATGAAGTCATCAAAGTTATTCGTGAGTCTGAGGAGCCGAAAATTGAATTAATCAAACATTATTCTCTATCGGAGACGCAGGCTGAAGATATTTTAGAGATACGACTCAGACAATTAGCAAAACTAGAGTATATTAAAATTGAAAAAGAACTTACAGAGTTACGGTCCGAAAAAAGTAACTTGAGTTATTTACTGGATAATGAAGAAGCCAGGCGAGAGTTACTTATTCACGAAGTGAATACTGATGCGGAGCTCTATGGTGATAAGAGGCGTACTTTAATAGAGTTCGTGGAGGAAGAACTGATTGCCCCCACTGTGTTGGATGAAGCGGTGACTGTGACCCTGTCAAAAAATGGCTGGATTAAGTCACGACAAGGTCATGCTTTGGATGCCAGTCAGTTTTCATATAAATCAGGAGATCATGCTCATTGTGTTATTGAGTCTCGTACCATTCACTCATTAATTCTGCTGGATTCAAAGGGTCGAGTCTATACGATTAAAGTCTCTGACATCCCATCAGGCAGAGGGGATGGAGTACCTGTTAGTACGCTTGTCGATCTACAAAATGGAGCGCGAGTGATTGGACTGATGAGTGCATTACCTGATGTGCGTTATCTGGTATCCAGTTCCTCGGGGACCGGATTTATGGTTAAACCTCTTGATCTGATCTCGCGGGTTAAGGCAGGTAAAGCTTTTATGAGTATTGAAGAAAACGATTACCCTTTATTCCCACGTTTAATAGATAAAGACGCTACCCATGTGGCAAGTTTATCTGAAAAGGGACGGTTGTTGATTTTTCCAATGAGTGAATTAAAAGAATTGCCAAAAGGAAAAGGGATTATTTTGATGGGCTTGGATCATGATGAGAAGTTACTTTCTTCTATAGCAACGAATCTATCTCGTTTGGTTATTCTGGGAACAAACCGAGCGGGTAAGGAAGTTCAAGCACAGTTAAGTGGCGCGGAACTTAAGTCTTACATTCACGGTAGAGCTAGAAAGGGAAGCCAAATTGATTACAAAATGACCGTCACAGGTTTCGCATAA
- the parE gene encoding DNA topoisomerase IV subunit B yields MASSKYNESSIRVLKGLEPVKERPGMYTRTQDPTHIIQEVIDNAADEALAGYATKIFVVVHNNHSITVVDNGRGIPVGIHPEEGEPTIQLVFTRLHAGGKFDKKSGQGAYAFSGGLHGVGVSVTNALSKQLDVIVKREGKIYQISFSDGNVIVPLKVIGHCDKNDTGTQITVTPDPKYFDQPHVSVNELERVLRSKAVLLPGVEVNLQFEKDLEHLKTWKYPEGLKGYLDEISDYQEPLVPIFSLENYIDATTDSEIFAEGEGAQWALAWYENSFGANESYVNLIPTAAGGTHEAGLRTGVYESIKSFIDLHGLLPRGVRLQMEDASSKLHFVLSTRILDPQFQGQTKEKLTSRDALKLVATMIKQPLDIWLNNHLDYAKKIAELVIKQAMNRMKSSQKIEKKKGSGMAVLPGKLTDCESDNINERELFLVEGDSAGGSAKLARNKNIQAILPLRGKVLNTFEVDRDRLFANNEIHDISVAIGVDPHGTDDEPDLTGLRYDKIIIMSDADVDGSHIKVLLLTLFYMHFPKLVETKHIYVASPPLFRIDVNALGKRPARKLYALDENELLAIEDRLSKEGLKPTQWSVGRFKGLGEMNPEQLWETTMNPDTRRVLPVLLMALDHQHTHATFSKLMGKGEASARREWMEENGSSVEVDI; encoded by the coding sequence GTGGCTTCATCTAAATATAACGAATCCAGTATTAGAGTCCTAAAAGGTCTTGAGCCTGTCAAAGAACGCCCTGGCATGTATACCCGAACCCAGGATCCAACACATATTATCCAGGAAGTGATAGATAATGCGGCCGATGAGGCGCTGGCGGGCTATGCTACCAAAATTTTTGTAGTTGTTCACAATAATCATTCCATTACTGTTGTAGATAATGGTCGAGGAATACCTGTGGGGATACATCCCGAAGAAGGTGAGCCCACTATACAATTGGTATTCACCCGCTTACATGCGGGCGGAAAGTTTGATAAAAAATCTGGTCAAGGTGCCTATGCCTTTTCTGGAGGGTTACATGGTGTGGGGGTTTCAGTGACTAATGCTCTGTCCAAACAACTGGATGTCATTGTCAAACGGGAAGGTAAAATTTATCAAATCTCATTCTCTGACGGCAACGTAATCGTTCCTCTGAAAGTGATAGGTCATTGCGATAAAAATGATACAGGTACACAGATCACGGTGACCCCTGATCCCAAATACTTTGATCAGCCACATGTATCCGTCAATGAGTTGGAGCGAGTCTTAAGATCAAAAGCCGTATTGTTGCCAGGCGTTGAAGTGAATTTACAATTTGAAAAGGATCTTGAGCACCTAAAAACCTGGAAGTATCCTGAAGGATTAAAGGGGTATTTAGATGAAATCTCTGATTATCAAGAACCTCTAGTCCCTATTTTCTCACTGGAGAACTATATTGACGCTACCACAGACAGTGAGATTTTCGCAGAAGGAGAGGGGGCTCAATGGGCTCTTGCTTGGTATGAGAACTCCTTTGGCGCCAACGAATCCTACGTTAATCTGATTCCTACTGCGGCAGGTGGAACCCATGAGGCGGGGCTCAGAACTGGGGTATATGAGTCAATTAAGAGCTTTATTGATCTGCATGGTCTGTTACCGAGGGGTGTCAGATTACAAATGGAGGACGCCTCAAGTAAGTTACATTTTGTTCTATCAACGCGCATTCTAGATCCTCAGTTTCAAGGACAAACTAAGGAAAAGTTAACGAGTAGAGATGCGTTAAAACTGGTAGCCACGATGATTAAACAACCACTAGATATATGGTTAAACAATCATTTGGATTATGCTAAAAAAATTGCTGAGTTGGTGATCAAACAAGCAATGAACAGGATGAAATCCAGTCAAAAGATTGAGAAAAAGAAGGGCAGTGGTATGGCTGTTCTTCCTGGTAAGCTGACCGATTGCGAATCTGACAATATCAATGAGAGAGAACTTTTTTTAGTTGAGGGAGATTCAGCCGGGGGCTCTGCCAAGCTGGCACGAAATAAAAATATCCAAGCTATCTTGCCACTGCGCGGAAAAGTATTAAACACCTTTGAGGTAGATAGAGACAGATTATTTGCTAATAATGAAATACACGATATCTCTGTGGCCATTGGCGTTGATCCACATGGTACAGACGATGAACCCGATTTAACAGGTTTGCGTTATGACAAAATTATTATTATGTCCGATGCTGATGTGGATGGGAGTCATATTAAAGTGTTGTTGTTAACCTTGTTTTATATGCATTTCCCAAAATTAGTTGAAACGAAACATATCTACGTGGCGAGCCCACCCTTATTTAGAATTGATGTGAATGCGTTAGGGAAAAGACCGGCACGTAAACTGTACGCTTTAGATGAAAACGAATTGTTAGCTATTGAGGATCGCTTATCTAAGGAAGGGCTAAAACCCACGCAATGGAGTGTTGGTCGATTCAAAGGCTTGGGTGAAATGAATCCTGAGCAATTATGGGAAACTACCATGAATCCGGATACCAGACGTGTCTTACCGGTTTTATTAATGGCTTTAGATCATCAACATACCCATGCTACTTTTTCCAAGTTAATGGGCAAAGGTGAAGCCAGTGCAAGACGGGAATGGATGGAAGAAAACGGCAGTAGTGTGGAGGTGGATATTTAA
- a CDS encoding flavin-containing monooxygenase — protein sequence MYHKYNVIIVGAGFSGLSMGLELYESHETDWMILEQASEVGGTWRENTYPGSGSDVPSILYQLKQRPYLQWSHKYAGQKEILCYLKSLAEPIKDKIKLSEKVISIEFINKASHWLITTNKGTWITRFLIMSMSPLAEPHIPVIQGREDFTGPQFHTSQWPENLNYKDKKVAIIGSGASAIQCIETIQPHVNHLTIFQRSASWVMSKKNQPILHNNRFFTNKLLFNFFYLFNYCIQEIKVLFFINPVLMKLLELIQKRRIASLIHNPELRSKITPNYPLGCKRIVLSDHYYQVVSSSNVSVHTSAIQQLTKTGITLVDGTYIEADMIIYATGFIHDQHIPIQKITANGLQLKDVWNLKRSAYLGIFVKHFPNLFLLVGPNTGLGHQSLVFMIERQTRYLNKFIKYLLKQKVKEVSVKPHKQELYQQMIEVRNPGTVWQKGCQSWYVNGKGENVALWPFSSLYYWWLTKDYNKNDFEIRL from the coding sequence ATGTATCACAAATATAACGTCATTATAGTCGGTGCTGGATTCTCAGGATTATCCATGGGACTTGAATTATACGAGTCCCATGAAACAGATTGGATGATCCTAGAACAGGCAAGTGAAGTAGGAGGAACCTGGAGAGAGAATACTTATCCTGGAAGCGGCAGCGATGTACCCAGCATTCTGTATCAATTAAAACAAAGACCATATCTTCAATGGTCGCACAAATATGCCGGGCAAAAAGAAATCTTATGTTATCTAAAGAGTCTTGCTGAACCCATTAAAGATAAAATAAAATTATCAGAAAAAGTAATCAGTATAGAGTTCATTAATAAAGCAAGTCATTGGCTCATTACAACCAATAAGGGTACGTGGATAACTCGATTTTTAATCATGAGTATGAGTCCATTAGCTGAACCCCACATTCCCGTCATTCAAGGAAGAGAAGATTTTACCGGGCCACAATTCCATACCTCACAGTGGCCAGAAAACCTTAATTATAAAGATAAGAAAGTTGCGATTATAGGCTCTGGTGCCTCTGCCATACAATGTATTGAAACTATACAACCCCATGTTAATCATTTAACGATTTTCCAACGCTCAGCAAGCTGGGTGATGAGTAAGAAGAATCAACCTATTCTCCATAATAATCGTTTTTTTACAAATAAATTATTATTTAATTTTTTTTATTTATTTAACTACTGTATACAGGAAATAAAGGTTTTATTCTTCATTAACCCCGTATTAATGAAATTATTGGAATTGATTCAAAAAAGAAGAATCGCCTCTTTAATCCATAACCCAGAACTCAGAAGTAAGATTACTCCCAACTATCCTCTTGGTTGTAAACGTATTGTTTTATCAGATCACTATTACCAAGTCGTCAGCAGTAGCAATGTTAGCGTTCATACTTCAGCTATTCAACAGCTAACAAAAACGGGGATAACGCTTGTGGATGGCACATACATTGAGGCAGATATGATTATTTACGCCACTGGATTTATTCACGATCAACATATCCCTATCCAAAAAATTACCGCCAATGGTCTTCAATTAAAGGATGTGTGGAACCTAAAACGTAGTGCCTATCTTGGTATCTTTGTAAAACATTTCCCAAATTTATTTCTTCTGGTGGGTCCTAATACTGGACTGGGACATCAAAGCCTAGTTTTTATGATAGAAAGGCAAACCCGTTATCTGAATAAATTCATTAAGTATCTTTTAAAACAGAAAGTTAAGGAGGTATCAGTTAAACCTCACAAACAAGAACTTTATCAGCAAATGATAGAGGTTAGAAACCCTGGAACCGTATGGCAAAAGGGGTGTCAAAGTTGGTACGTAAATGGCAAAGGTGAGAATGTTGCTCTATGGCCATTTTCCTCCCTTTACTATTGGTGGTTAACTAAGGATTATAATAAAAATGATTTTGAAATCAGACTCTAA
- the msrP gene encoding protein-methionine-sulfoxide reductase catalytic subunit MsrP: MLKSDSKTFLPSDITSESNYLHRRQFLKAMGIALPTAFLPINAFSFNNSLNYTPKVITTADAMTSYQDATHYNNYYEFGTDKTDPAQNAGSLITRPWHITIEGLVKKNKQIAIDELINKFPLEERIYHHRCVEAWSMVIPWVGLSLKKFIHWCEPTGNAKFIEFVSLDDPTMMPGVKSSILHWPYTEALRMDEATHPLTILAVGMYGKILPNQNGAPVRLVVPWKYGFKGIKSIVKVRFVEQQPATTWNITNPNEYGFYSNVNPLVDHPRWSQATERRIGDGLFAARRRTLMFNGYADQVAHLYTGMDLKKYF; the protein is encoded by the coding sequence ATTTTGAAATCAGACTCTAAAACATTCTTACCCTCTGACATTACCTCAGAAAGCAACTACCTTCATCGACGACAATTTCTTAAAGCCATGGGGATAGCGCTGCCAACGGCCTTTTTACCAATTAATGCCTTTTCTTTTAATAATTCACTTAACTATACCCCTAAAGTTATAACCACTGCTGATGCCATGACTTCTTATCAAGATGCAACGCATTACAACAACTATTATGAATTTGGAACTGATAAGACCGACCCTGCTCAAAACGCAGGCTCCTTAATTACTCGTCCTTGGCACATAACAATTGAGGGATTAGTCAAAAAAAATAAGCAAATAGCTATTGATGAGTTGATCAATAAGTTTCCTCTTGAAGAGAGAATATACCATCACCGTTGCGTAGAAGCATGGAGTATGGTGATTCCTTGGGTAGGATTGAGTTTAAAAAAGTTTATTCATTGGTGCGAACCTACAGGCAATGCCAAATTTATAGAGTTTGTATCACTTGATGACCCTACAATGATGCCAGGGGTAAAGTCGTCAATACTCCATTGGCCCTATACAGAAGCCTTAAGAATGGACGAAGCCACACACCCGTTAACTATTTTAGCTGTTGGCATGTACGGTAAAATATTACCAAACCAAAATGGGGCGCCAGTTCGCCTTGTGGTCCCCTGGAAGTATGGTTTTAAAGGCATTAAAAGTATTGTTAAAGTGAGGTTTGTGGAGCAGCAACCTGCCACGACATGGAATATAACCAATCCTAACGAGTATGGCTTTTACTCAAACGTTAATCCATTGGTGGACCATCCTCGTTGGAGCCAAGCCACGGAACGGAGAATTGGCGATGGTTTATTTGCAGCCAGACGTAGAACACTTATGTTCAATGGCTACGCCGATCAAGTGGCTCATTTATATACTGGCATGGACCTTAAAAAATATTTTTAA
- a CDS encoding sulfite oxidase heme-binding subunit YedZ has protein sequence MKKILFLVCLLPFSYLIYKTFLNQLGANPISEIIHFTGLWALNFFLITLAMTPLRTMFNIVQPLKFRRMLGLFASFYLTLHFLAYSGLDLHFNWSEISHDLLKHPFVYVGFSALLLTLPLVVTSTNYAQRRLKKNWKRLHKLAYLIPLLGVVHFWWLVKRDLTQPILYAIVLSGLLGIRLVKHFQQTKIKP, from the coding sequence ATGAAAAAAATACTTTTTTTAGTTTGTCTCTTGCCCTTTTCCTATTTGATTTATAAGACTTTTTTAAATCAACTAGGGGCTAACCCCATATCTGAAATCATCCATTTTACCGGACTTTGGGCCCTGAATTTTTTCTTAATCACCCTTGCTATGACCCCCTTGAGAACAATGTTTAATATTGTTCAACCCTTGAAATTTAGACGTATGTTAGGTCTTTTTGCTTCTTTTTATTTAACCCTTCATTTTCTTGCTTACAGTGGACTTGATTTACATTTTAATTGGTCTGAAATAAGTCATGACCTACTGAAACATCCTTTTGTCTATGTGGGTTTTTCAGCTTTACTGTTAACCTTGCCTTTAGTAGTGACCTCAACCAATTATGCGCAAAGAAGACTCAAAAAGAACTGGAAAAGATTACACAAGCTGGCCTACTTGATTCCCCTGTTGGGAGTTGTTCATTTTTGGTGGTTAGTAAAACGCGATCTTACCCAACCTATACTCTATGCTATAGTATTAAGTGGTTTATTAGGCATCAGACTTGTTAAACACTTTCAGCAGACCAAAATAAAACCTTAA
- a CDS encoding MBL fold metallo-hydrolase produces MARIIKTLAIFLLYFVTATVESSPVTNEVIHSQSDQTEHFTNLYPDRYPQGNFLKWQWQKLFNSQSNTTIPPTPSVSPDLTLIHHPPKDVLVTWIGHSTILYQYDGVNFLTDPIYSDYASPLPPLGPKRRVPPGVPFNQLPHIDVVVISHNHYDHLDLPTIRALADQTGGPPLFLVPLKVKAWMMDNVDKLNIPAYSNKVQEFKWQQSIHVQGRTKNFTLTFLPVHHWSARSLWDRNETLWGSWAIVHPGFRFWFSGDLGYSKDTVDIGESFKYFDLAAIDIGSYKPRWIMANYHINPSEAVKVMQDVHAKQAFGIHWGVFKLSDESYTQAPEDLNKALVDQHISQDKFIVLKVGESKIYKELN; encoded by the coding sequence ATGGCAAGAATTATAAAAACCCTCGCAATCTTTTTACTTTACTTTGTTACTGCCACTGTTGAATCCTCTCCTGTAACAAATGAAGTTATCCATAGCCAGTCTGACCAAACAGAACATTTTACTAATCTTTATCCAGACCGTTATCCTCAAGGTAATTTTTTAAAATGGCAATGGCAAAAGCTGTTTAATAGTCAAAGTAATACCACTATCCCCCCTACCCCCTCTGTATCACCTGACTTAACATTGATTCATCATCCCCCGAAGGATGTATTAGTTACCTGGATTGGGCACTCCACTATTCTTTATCAATATGATGGGGTCAATTTTTTAACTGATCCCATCTATTCTGACTACGCGAGCCCACTGCCTCCCCTAGGCCCCAAACGACGTGTTCCACCAGGAGTACCCTTTAATCAATTACCTCATATCGACGTTGTAGTCATCTCTCATAATCATTACGATCATCTTGATTTGCCCACCATCAGAGCCCTAGCAGACCAAACAGGAGGCCCCCCCTTGTTTTTAGTACCACTCAAAGTAAAAGCATGGATGATGGATAATGTAGACAAGCTAAATATTCCTGCCTATAGCAATAAAGTGCAAGAGTTTAAGTGGCAACAATCTATCCATGTGCAGGGTAGAACCAAGAACTTCACTCTGACTTTTTTACCTGTTCACCATTGGAGCGCAAGGTCTTTATGGGATAGAAATGAAACTCTGTGGGGCTCCTGGGCAATTGTCCATCCGGGTTTTAGATTTTGGTTTTCAGGAGATCTTGGCTACTCCAAGGACACTGTTGATATTGGAGAGAGCTTCAAGTATTTTGACTTAGCCGCTATTGATATTGGGTCCTATAAACCTCGTTGGATTATGGCTAATTATCATATTAATCCCAGCGAGGCAGTTAAAGTCATGCAAGATGTACATGCTAAACAGGCGTTTGGAATTCATTGGGGCGTATTTAAATTATCTGATGAATCCTACACCCAAGCTCCCGAGGATTTGAATAAAGCATTAGTAGATCAACATATCAGTCAAGACAAATTTATTGTTCTAAAGGTTGGAGAAAGTAAAATTTATAAGGAATTGAATTAG